The Sediminispirochaeta smaragdinae DSM 11293 genome has a segment encoding these proteins:
- a CDS encoding GntR family transcriptional regulator, producing the protein MENRDLKTVAYEILRKKLINCEYAPGSILNEAQICNELGLSRTPIREALNRIANEGFVRILPKKGIFVTEISLNDVMQIFQARLEIEPVAVRMAGMALPEKELLSFREAFSGEDPDVQVGYRLDTAMHLFIIEYCGNRFIIDMMRKLFDENTRVIISSKQNQCKIHDARLEHLEIIDLLLSRDIEKAAQAMASHIESCKKAALDYFYTMQPFSVKPSGNYKKDFFS; encoded by the coding sequence ATGGAAAATCGAGACCTAAAGACTGTTGCATACGAGATTTTGAGAAAAAAGCTCATCAATTGTGAATACGCCCCGGGGAGTATCCTCAACGAGGCCCAAATTTGTAACGAACTAGGCCTGAGTAGGACGCCGATACGGGAGGCCTTGAATCGTATAGCGAACGAGGGGTTTGTGCGTATACTGCCCAAAAAGGGCATTTTTGTCACGGAGATATCGCTCAACGATGTTATGCAAATATTCCAGGCCAGGCTCGAAATCGAGCCGGTCGCGGTTAGGATGGCCGGAATGGCTCTCCCGGAGAAAGAACTTCTCAGTTTCAGAGAGGCGTTTTCAGGGGAAGATCCTGACGTTCAAGTCGGATACCGACTGGACACGGCCATGCATCTTTTCATTATCGAATACTGCGGTAATCGATTCATTATCGATATGATGAGGAAACTGTTCGACGAGAACACGCGAGTGATTATCTCGAGTAAGCAGAATCAGTGTAAGATCCATGATGCACGCCTGGAACATCTTGAGATCATAGACCTGCTTCTTTCTCGTGACATCGAAAAGGCCGCTCAGGCGATGGCAAGCCACATCGAAAGTTGTAAAAAGGCAGCCCTCGATTATTTTTATACCATGCAGCCTTTCTCCGTAAAACCGAGTGGTAATTACAAGAAGGATTTCTTCTCCTAA
- a CDS encoding NAD(P)-dependent oxidoreductase, whose amino-acid sequence MKKIVSLFGEESDVFTSLNEKARAYAASLSLEYVWTPMIPFQESAAIEALKDADAGIIDIDPYGESIFKEIADRTKLLVRFGVGFDKVDLAAASRFGIAVCRTAGANTLGVAEMALTLILTTRRMIATNQKCVASGQWTKNVAHETIGSTLGIVGFGAIGQAVADLLKGFNCKILAYDPYLNEAAMRAKGVKPTTLEELFTTADAISLHLPYTTETHNLIGRKLLERMKPSSIIVNTSRGNIIDEEALYEVLASNKIAGAGLDVFGVEPLPLSSPLLSLENIVMTPHVSSQTHESLWRIYELAIDIASDFFAGREPKHLLNPEYRAR is encoded by the coding sequence ATGAAGAAGATCGTATCTTTATTTGGAGAAGAATCAGACGTCTTTACGTCCCTAAACGAGAAAGCCCGGGCCTATGCGGCGTCGCTCAGTCTGGAATACGTATGGACACCCATGATCCCCTTCCAGGAGAGCGCTGCCATTGAGGCCCTTAAGGACGCCGATGCAGGTATCATCGACATTGATCCTTATGGAGAATCCATTTTTAAGGAGATAGCTGACCGTACAAAGTTACTCGTCCGCTTCGGTGTAGGCTTTGATAAGGTAGATTTGGCAGCCGCGTCCCGCTTCGGTATAGCTGTTTGCCGTACGGCTGGTGCCAACACGCTGGGGGTCGCAGAGATGGCTTTGACGCTTATCCTGACAACGCGGCGCATGATTGCCACCAACCAAAAGTGCGTAGCCAGCGGACAGTGGACGAAAAACGTCGCCCATGAGACCATCGGCAGCACCCTAGGTATAGTCGGTTTCGGAGCCATTGGACAAGCCGTCGCCGATCTCCTCAAGGGGTTCAATTGCAAGATCCTGGCTTACGACCCCTATCTCAACGAGGCGGCTATGAGAGCCAAGGGGGTCAAACCGACAACCCTTGAGGAGCTATTCACTACTGCTGACGCGATTTCTCTCCACCTGCCCTATACTACGGAGACCCACAACCTCATCGGTCGAAAGTTGCTCGAACGTATGAAACCCTCGTCCATCATAGTCAACACGTCCCGTGGAAACATCATCGACGAGGAAGCCCTGTACGAAGTGTTGGCCAGTAACAAGATAGCCGGAGCCGGGCTGGACGTATTCGGCGTGGAGCCACTCCCTCTTTCTTCACCTCTCCTCAGTCTCGAAAACATCGTTATGACCCCGCATGTGTCCAGTCAAACCCATGAGTCACTATGGCGCATCTACGAGCTTGCCATAGACATCGCATCGGACTTCTTCGCCGGAAGAGAGCCGAAACATCTGCTCAATCCGGAATATCGCGCGCGATAG
- a CDS encoding FGGY-family carbohydrate kinase — MERYAIGVDNGGTVIKAALFDMRGTELAVSSRQTKMHTPKSGYTERDMEEVWLANCGCIRDVVESSDVDIRSIIGVAIGGHGKGLYPWGKNDRPAYHGIVSTDNRAWRYPERWQLDGTADRLYPQICQKLISCQQASLLAWMKDNEKAAYDNIRWVFSVKDYIRYRLTGEAYCEVTDISGSGLMDVSKTRFDRELLGVLGIEEVYECLAPIRYSSDPCGVITNEASRLTGLPVGTPVAGGMVDIDACAVAMNMQSPDQLCTITGTWSINEFISTKPVLGTAIAMNSLYAVPGYYLLEECSATSAGNLEWFIERFLCEERTNQVNLYRWIDQTVDALSPADSEIYYLPFLYGSNRHPLAKGSFLGLTSYHGKSHMLRAVFEGVAFSHKTHIDRLLSVRPAPAAIRMAGGAANSTVWVQMFADVLGFPIETVAGVKELGALGCAMAAAVAAGVYPDYKAAGAAMVSVNAPVAPNETRVGIYREKYRKYEALCRALDSVWGEFAV; from the coding sequence ATGGAACGATACGCTATCGGAGTTGATAATGGCGGGACAGTCATTAAGGCGGCTCTATTCGACATGAGGGGTACTGAGTTAGCGGTTTCTTCACGGCAGACAAAAATGCATACGCCGAAGTCGGGGTATACAGAGCGGGACATGGAAGAGGTATGGCTTGCCAATTGTGGCTGCATTCGTGACGTTGTCGAGTCATCGGACGTGGATATTCGGTCTATCATCGGTGTCGCCATAGGCGGTCACGGCAAGGGGCTCTACCCATGGGGCAAGAACGACCGACCTGCGTATCACGGCATCGTCTCCACCGATAATAGGGCGTGGAGATACCCCGAACGCTGGCAACTGGACGGCACGGCCGATAGACTTTACCCGCAAATATGTCAGAAGCTCATTTCTTGTCAGCAGGCCTCGCTGCTTGCGTGGATGAAGGATAACGAAAAGGCTGCGTACGACAATATTCGTTGGGTCTTTTCGGTTAAGGATTACATTCGCTATCGTCTGACGGGAGAGGCCTACTGCGAGGTAACCGATATCTCCGGCTCAGGGCTTATGGACGTGAGCAAGACCCGGTTCGACCGTGAGTTGTTGGGGGTTTTAGGCATCGAGGAAGTCTACGAATGCCTTGCTCCGATCCGCTATTCCTCTGACCCTTGCGGGGTGATCACCAACGAGGCATCCCGGCTCACCGGTTTGCCCGTCGGCACGCCGGTCGCCGGGGGCATGGTTGACATAGACGCCTGTGCCGTGGCCATGAACATGCAATCGCCCGATCAGCTCTGCACCATAACCGGTACCTGGAGCATCAACGAGTTTATTTCCACCAAACCCGTACTCGGGACTGCCATCGCCATGAATTCGCTTTACGCCGTTCCGGGCTACTATCTCCTCGAGGAGTGCAGCGCCACGAGTGCGGGGAATCTCGAATGGTTCATAGAGCGATTCCTATGCGAAGAACGTACGAATCAGGTAAACCTCTATCGCTGGATAGACCAGACCGTCGATGCGCTGTCACCGGCCGATAGCGAGATTTACTATCTGCCCTTTCTCTACGGCTCCAATAGGCATCCTCTGGCCAAGGGAAGTTTCTTGGGGCTCACTTCGTATCATGGGAAATCCCACATGCTCCGCGCCGTTTTCGAGGGTGTTGCTTTCTCTCATAAGACCCATATCGATAGGCTTCTTTCGGTTCGACCAGCGCCCGCTGCCATCCGGATGGCCGGGGGGGCCGCAAACTCGACTGTCTGGGTTCAGATGTTCGCTGACGTGCTCGGCTTCCCGATCGAGACGGTAGCAGGGGTCAAGGAACTCGGCGCTCTGGGTTGCGCCATGGCCGCTGCAGTGGCGGCCGGGGTGTATCCCGACTATAAAGCCGCCGGAGCGGCTATGGTGAGCGTCAACGCCCCTGTTGCCCCGAATGAAACCCGTGTCGGCATCTACCGAGAGAAATACAGAAAGTATGAGGCATTATGCCGGGCTCTCGACTCGGTATGGGGTGAATTCGCCGTTTGA
- the araD gene encoding L-ribulose-5-phosphate 4-epimerase, which yields MLEDLKRAVWEANIELPRHGLVTFTWGNVSGIDRDRGLIVIKPSGVEYADMKSEDMVVVDMEGTCVEEKLNPSSDTPTHVELYKAFPDIGGIVHTHSRWATIFAQAGRGIPALGTTHADYFYGEIPCTRPMTKQEIAEAYEKETGSVIIERFKRLKPNSIPGVVVYGHGPFAWGDSPLEAVHNAVVMEEAAMMAWHCITLSGSIEPISQDLLDKHFLRKHGANAYYGQSGTR from the coding sequence GTGTTAGAAGATCTTAAACGCGCCGTATGGGAAGCCAATATCGAGCTTCCCCGGCATGGGCTCGTGACCTTTACCTGGGGTAACGTCTCGGGCATAGACCGCGATCGCGGGTTGATTGTGATAAAGCCTTCCGGAGTGGAGTACGCCGACATGAAGAGCGAGGATATGGTTGTCGTCGACATGGAAGGAACATGTGTCGAAGAAAAGCTGAATCCGTCATCCGATACGCCGACGCATGTCGAGCTCTACAAGGCTTTTCCTGACATTGGCGGAATCGTCCATACCCATAGTCGCTGGGCCACCATTTTCGCCCAGGCTGGCAGGGGAATTCCGGCCCTGGGAACGACGCATGCCGATTACTTTTACGGGGAAATACCCTGCACGCGGCCCATGACGAAGCAAGAGATAGCCGAAGCCTACGAAAAGGAGACGGGATCCGTTATCATCGAGCGCTTCAAGAGGCTGAAACCGAATTCTATCCCCGGTGTGGTCGTGTATGGCCACGGGCCCTTCGCCTGGGGAGATAGTCCCCTGGAGGCAGTGCACAACGCCGTCGTCATGGAGGAGGCCGCCATGATGGCCTGGCACTGTATCACCCTATCCGGCAGCATCGAGCCTATATCGCAGGATCTTCTGGATAAGCACTTCCTCCGTAAACACGGCGCAAACGCTTATTACGGCCAGTCAGGTACGAGGTAA
- a CDS encoding L-ribulose-5-phosphate 3-epimerase, giving the protein MERYTLGLYEKSMPSSLSLAEKLTVASEASYDYIELSIDETDEKLNRLSWDHSERKGLLDAMDSIGIRIRSICLSGHRKYPLGHPDFAVRQRSMAIMCDAICLASDLGIRLIQIAGYDVYYVPSSEESKKRFAENIAIAVEVAAREGVILAFETMETPFMDTTAKAMHWVHEMDSPYLQVYPDTGNVTNAAALYGTTLEADLGTGHGHLAALHLKESNPGVYREVPYGHGHVDFKEATKVALSLGVRMFVGEFWYTGEEDWRNLLKENGLFLRSALKEGEKALGL; this is encoded by the coding sequence GTGGAACGATACACGCTAGGACTCTACGAAAAAAGCATGCCATCGAGCCTGTCGCTGGCCGAGAAGTTAACCGTGGCGAGCGAGGCCTCATATGACTACATTGAGTTGTCCATTGACGAGACCGATGAAAAGTTGAATCGGCTTTCCTGGGATCATTCCGAACGGAAGGGGCTTTTGGATGCCATGGACTCCATAGGCATACGTATCCGGTCAATTTGCCTAAGCGGTCACCGCAAATATCCCCTGGGGCATCCCGACTTCGCAGTGCGTCAACGCAGCATGGCCATCATGTGCGATGCCATATGTCTCGCTTCGGATTTGGGAATTCGACTCATTCAGATAGCCGGTTATGATGTTTATTATGTGCCCTCCTCCGAAGAAAGCAAAAAACGTTTCGCCGAGAATATCGCCATCGCTGTAGAGGTTGCTGCGAGGGAAGGAGTCATCCTCGCCTTCGAGACCATGGAGACCCCCTTCATGGATACGACGGCGAAGGCTATGCACTGGGTACATGAGATGGACTCGCCATACCTTCAGGTCTATCCTGATACAGGCAACGTTACGAATGCTGCCGCGCTCTATGGAACAACCCTGGAGGCGGACCTGGGCACCGGACACGGGCATTTGGCTGCCTTGCATCTCAAAGAGTCCAATCCTGGTGTATATCGTGAGGTGCCTTACGGCCATGGCCACGTCGATTTTAAGGAGGCGACCAAGGTTGCCCTCTCCCTTGGAGTGCGCATGTTCGTGGGCGAATTCTGGTACACCGGTGAGGAAGACTGGAGGAACTTACTCAAGGAGAATGGGCTTTTCCTTAGGTCAGCGTTGAAAGAAGGGGAGAAGGCTCTCGGACTTTAA
- a CDS encoding class I SAM-dependent methyltransferase: MVNSYDSDSWKPTSNKAAEASFIEYYAKIFSPYNIDTMHDCTFGSGSLTYPLYKMGYSMSGSDLSENMITLARNYIQQEGLEIEVFQKDFREINLDNKVDCLISTGNSLPHVSNTDLQKAIKNFADQIRSHGYFYFDIRNWDKILSRKIETIPTYYPIRWNLLEKYLEEAGFEIIKRYNHDIFHNFGSKTEAIFEIGSESIFMDVDWYAVLARKIQ, translated from the coding sequence ATGGTGAATTCTTATGATTCGGATTCTTGGAAACCTACGTCAAATAAAGCCGCTGAAGCTAGCTTCATTGAGTATTATGCTAAAATTTTTAGTCCGTACAACATTGATACCATGCATGATTGTACCTTTGGGAGTGGATCGCTAACGTATCCCCTATATAAAATGGGATACTCAATGAGTGGCTCAGATTTAAGTGAGAATATGATTACCCTGGCAAGAAACTATATTCAACAGGAAGGTTTAGAAATAGAAGTTTTTCAGAAAGATTTTCGGGAAATAAACCTAGATAATAAAGTCGATTGCTTAATTTCCACAGGGAATTCATTACCTCATGTTTCGAATACTGACTTGCAGAAAGCAATAAAAAATTTTGCCGATCAGATTAGAAGTCATGGCTATTTCTATTTTGATATAAGAAACTGGGACAAAATATTAAGCAGAAAAATTGAAACTATACCAACCTATTATCCAATCAGATGGAATCTTTTAGAGAAATACTTGGAAGAAGCCGGATTTGAGATTATAAAGCGATACAATCATGATATTTTTCACAACTTTGGATCAAAGACTGAAGCCATATTTGAGATAGGCAGTGAAAGTATCTTTATGGATGTGGATTGGTATGCTGTTCTAGCAAGAAAAATACAGTAG
- a CDS encoding M42 family metallopeptidase, producing MSYSYRDAAVLKTILERLKYLCAFPSPTGFAEPLADELEKRLSAAGFVCERMHKGELLCHLGGEGRPLVYSAHLDTLGAMVRTIKSNGRLRFAKIGSYPDHSVERENCVVHTASGLSYSGTVQFFNPSVHASKDASEAKRSDENLEIVLDQCVDSDTQCRELGIAPGDWISFDPRTVITETGFIKSRHLDDKAAVAVLLALSDAAADGSFQPKRRLSLFFSLHEEVGHGGATGFGSDVGEFIAVDMGVVGEDLSGSDTTISICAMDSRGPFDRKILRGLTAAAHSLNVDFALDVYPFYGSDADAALFAGNDLRHGLIGPGVSASHGYERTHCRALDDLFAVLKHYAEID from the coding sequence ATGAGTTACTCCTATCGTGATGCCGCTGTACTCAAAACAATCCTGGAGCGGTTAAAATATCTCTGTGCGTTTCCGTCGCCGACCGGCTTTGCCGAACCGCTTGCGGATGAGCTTGAAAAACGGCTCTCGGCTGCCGGATTTGTATGTGAGAGGATGCATAAGGGAGAATTGTTGTGCCATCTCGGAGGAGAGGGGCGACCTTTGGTCTACTCCGCTCACCTTGATACCCTGGGGGCCATGGTCCGTACGATAAAATCCAACGGAAGGCTTCGTTTTGCGAAGATCGGCTCGTATCCCGACCACTCTGTCGAGCGGGAGAATTGTGTGGTCCATACTGCATCGGGGCTTTCTTATAGTGGCACGGTACAATTTTTCAACCCTTCCGTTCATGCAAGCAAGGATGCTTCAGAGGCCAAGCGAAGCGATGAAAATCTTGAAATCGTCCTTGATCAATGTGTTGATTCTGATACCCAGTGCAGGGAACTTGGGATCGCTCCGGGAGATTGGATTTCCTTTGATCCGAGGACCGTCATCACCGAGACGGGGTTTATCAAAAGCCGGCATCTCGACGATAAGGCTGCCGTAGCAGTGCTTTTGGCTTTATCCGATGCAGCCGCCGACGGGTCCTTTCAGCCGAAGCGACGCTTGTCACTCTTCTTTTCACTTCATGAAGAGGTCGGGCATGGAGGGGCAACCGGATTCGGAAGCGATGTCGGAGAGTTTATTGCAGTGGATATGGGGGTAGTTGGAGAGGACCTTTCCGGTTCCGATACCACGATTTCTATATGCGCCATGGATTCCAGAGGCCCCTTTGATCGGAAGATCCTGCGAGGATTAACCGCTGCCGCTCATTCGCTCAATGTCGACTTTGCACTGGATGTCTATCCCTTTTACGGAAGTGATGCCGATGCCGCACTTTTCGCGGGTAATGACCTTCGTCACGGATTGATCGGGCCTGGGGTTTCGGCAAGTCATGGCTACGAGCGGACCCACTGCCGTGCCCTTGACGATCTTTTTGCTGTTCTTAAGCACTACGCTGAAATCGATTAA
- a CDS encoding EamA family transporter: MGYLFLSVACAVLIGHLFKYREKRDLPIYPILMTNYVVAIVLSIIRSDHFSLSGMSPGAFFLAVLLGTLFVFCYALMNLAIPRLGVSITVSLGRLSLVIPTLCSILLFSESVDWKQTIGLVLALAIIPLSGEEIPDRQNLRRLVHGGLGWALVLFFFFGMNDLIFKLKSEFYLSLDTNSFLFVVYIISLLFSILWIRIRKNRITPRTILLGVILGLVNYHAAVFFMKAVELLPGMIAYPLNGISIIVLTSITSAFVWREKLKAHNYLFLGGSLIAIWLLF; this comes from the coding sequence ATGGGATATCTTTTCCTTTCCGTCGCATGTGCCGTTCTCATTGGCCATCTTTTTAAATACCGAGAAAAGCGGGATCTACCGATCTATCCCATATTGATGACAAATTATGTGGTTGCCATTGTATTGAGCATCATACGATCCGATCACTTTTCTCTCTCCGGTATGAGCCCCGGAGCCTTTTTTCTTGCCGTGCTGTTGGGTACACTTTTTGTTTTCTGCTACGCATTGATGAATCTTGCGATTCCAAGGCTTGGGGTTTCAATTACGGTTTCCTTGGGCAGGCTTTCCCTCGTCATACCAACCCTCTGTTCCATCCTGCTGTTTTCCGAAAGCGTTGATTGGAAACAAACCATAGGGCTGGTTCTTGCGCTTGCCATTATTCCGCTTTCGGGGGAGGAGATTCCCGATCGCCAGAACCTGCGTCGCCTGGTCCATGGTGGTCTTGGCTGGGCCCTCGTTCTCTTTTTCTTTTTCGGTATGAACGATCTTATATTCAAATTGAAAAGTGAGTTCTATCTCTCTCTTGACACGAACTCCTTCCTTTTTGTCGTCTACATTATCTCTCTTCTTTTTTCCATCCTATGGATTAGAATTCGTAAGAATCGTATCACCCCCAGAACTATTCTTCTTGGGGTGATACTTGGCTTGGTAAATTATCATGCGGCGGTCTTTTTTATGAAAGCTGTTGAGCTGCTTCCAGGGATGATTGCCTATCCGCTTAACGGCATCTCCATCATTGTACTTACCAGCATCACCAGTGCCTTTGTCTGGAGAGAGAAGCTGAAAGCGCACAACTATCTATTCCTTGGAGGTTCCCTGATCGCAATCTGGCTCTTGTTTTAA
- a CDS encoding YitT family protein, with product MSEGVMRKHSFFSLFRQLCGIFAGSLVYGIGLSWFLVPFKIVPGGVGGLSQILYHMFGWSMGISMIIMNLPLWIIGIVFVGRQFGFGTFVGFFVSALMTDLVAPARLYRWNLMRDLIEKYNTKNGVLTSPFTWALTDDIFVAAIAGSILMGIGIGLIFKSRASTGGTDIPVALMKKKFNISIGNGYLIIESVIILFTGFVFRDINIIIWSYFALFLSSRFADIMTEGFSRVKAAYIISMDDGAVERIKERIYDEMDRGVTFLRGMGSYSRKGIKVIYVTFHMRQTAVLKRIALEEDPKVFMVMHDVHDVVGYGFKTRSLEM from the coding sequence ATGTCCGAGGGTGTGATGCGAAAGCATAGCTTTTTTTCACTGTTTCGCCAACTCTGCGGGATTTTTGCCGGCAGCCTTGTATACGGAATCGGGCTGTCCTGGTTTCTGGTCCCCTTTAAAATCGTTCCCGGCGGAGTAGGGGGGCTTAGCCAAATTCTCTATCACATGTTCGGCTGGAGTATGGGAATCAGTATGATTATCATGAATCTCCCCCTCTGGATCATTGGGATAGTGTTCGTCGGCAGGCAGTTCGGCTTTGGGACCTTTGTCGGCTTTTTTGTTAGTGCTCTTATGACCGATCTTGTAGCGCCTGCGCGTCTGTATCGCTGGAATCTTATGCGGGATCTTATTGAAAAATACAATACGAAAAATGGTGTCTTGACCTCTCCTTTTACCTGGGCCCTTACCGATGATATTTTTGTTGCAGCCATCGCCGGTTCGATTCTGATGGGAATAGGCATCGGCCTTATCTTCAAGAGCAGGGCATCTACGGGAGGGACCGATATCCCCGTTGCTCTCATGAAGAAGAAATTCAATATCTCGATTGGAAATGGCTATCTTATCATCGAGTCGGTCATCATTCTTTTTACCGGCTTTGTCTTTAGGGATATCAATATAATCATTTGGAGCTACTTTGCCCTTTTCCTTTCCTCGCGCTTTGCGGACATCATGACCGAAGGTTTTAGTCGGGTAAAGGCTGCCTATATTATCTCTATGGACGACGGAGCGGTTGAACGGATAAAGGAACGAATCTACGACGAAATGGATCGGGGGGTAACGTTCCTGAGGGGCATGGGCTCCTATTCACGAAAAGGAATCAAGGTGATTTATGTAACCTTTCATATGCGTCAGACCGCCGTTCTCAAACGAATTGCTTTGGAGGAAGATCCCAAGGTGTTTATGGTTATGCATGATGTGCATGATGTGGTGGGGTACGGTTTTAAAACAAGATCTCTTGAAATGTAA